One Brassica napus cultivar Da-Ae chromosome A5, Da-Ae, whole genome shotgun sequence DNA window includes the following coding sequences:
- the LOC106452679 gene encoding protein SEEDLING PLASTID DEVELOPMENT 1, translating to MRALNSRLVLIDINTSWQASRRLISATATAFSSDSSSSFRRTRGARQRIASSKSPASPSPLRKPSDGFTFDVQLPSADSESSSSRKTSPSPPTVVELDAFLEILPPATRKELVKHEAIGELIEVVMDLGRKPLARFPSGDWVISEMPVTQQDLKLAVSKVGDFSDDNRSGINRSLHRISAIRNRKLQIIGLTCRVGRAVSGSAEIIRDLIEGGGSILVIGSPGVGKTTLIREIARMLADEHRKRVVIVDTSNEIGGDGDVPHSGIGRARRMQVPNVNLQHDVMIEAVENHMPETIIIDEIGTELEALAASTIAQRGVQLVATAHGMTIDNIIKNPSLQILIGGIESVTLGDEEARKRKVQKTILERKGPPTFTCAVEMISRTECRVHQRLDVTVDAILAGKSAPCEIRQIRGEDDVPHKLVTPIPLESLEVEPAPLLNIDFASEVLSDDEDEDFLPSRYKKASRNISVSQRSSPVHVYTYNVAEADLLQVAEVMGLEDDIEVTDDVGEADVILASSSELKQNPSIRRVAKLHKLPIFVIKSTTMAQMVKAVRMILGRESFGSAPITIEKKSSVDDIEINDDAPESKPSLEELDALEEVRLAIEYIVIPGGEPVELLPRRSDIIVRQLELVESYQLAVENLGTHLNPRLQILPRRSTKKMPSPKKAGDDSMGNTVTRLPFLKD from the exons ATGAGGGCGTTGAATTCACGGCTAGTTCTGATCGACATCAACACCTCATGGCAAGCATCGCGACGGTTGATCTCCGCCACCGCAACCGCCTTCTCATCGGACTCCTCCTCCTCATTCCGTCGAACACGTGGCGCGCGTCAGAGGATCGCATCGTCTAAGTCTCCTGCTTCACCGTCTCCACTACGGAAACCGTCTGATGGATTCACCTTCGACGTTCAGCTACCTTCCGCCGATTCAGAAAGCTCCTCATCTCGGAAGACGTCGCCGTCGCCTCCAACGGTGGTGGAGCTCGACGCTTTCCTCGAGATCCTCCCTCCGGCGACTCGGAAGGAGCTCGTTAAGCACGAGGCGATCGGGGAATTGATCGAAGTAGTGATGGATTTAGGGAGAAAGCCACTCGCTCGATTCCCTTCCGGCGATTGGGTGATCTCGGAGATGCCTGTCACACAGCAAGATCTGAAGCTTGCCGTATCAAAG GTTGGTGATTTTTCGGATGATAACCGGTCGGGGATTAACAGATCGTTGCATCGTATAAGCGCTATACGTAACCGGAAACTGCAAATAATTGGTCTAACATGTAGAGTGGGTCGAGCTGTGTCTGGAAGTGCAGAGATTATAAGAGACTTGATAGAGGGAGGAGGATCAATCTTGGTCATTGGTTCTCCTGGTGTTGGCAAAACAACTTTAATCAG AGAGATCGCACGGATGTTAGCTGATGAACACAGGAAACGTGTGGTGATTGTCGACACGTCAAATGAGATTGGTGGTGATGGTGACGTTCCTCATTCTGGAATCGGCCGTGCTAGGCGGATGCAAGTTCCAAATGTGAATTTGCAGCACGAT GTTATGATTGAGGCGGTTGAGAATCACATGCCTGAGACTATAATTATAGATGAGATAGGAACAGAGCTTGAGGCATTAGCTGCTAGCACTATTGCTCAGAGAGGAGTCCAGCTTGTTGCAACTGCTCATGGGATGACTATTGACAACATCATCAAGAATCCATCATTGCAGATCCTTATTGGTGGTATTGAG agtGTGACTCTTGGTGATGAAGAAGCAAGGAAACGAAAAGTGCAGAAGACAATTCTCGAAAGAAAAGGACCACCAACGTTTACTTGTGCTGTAGAGATGATTTCGAGAACGGAGTGCCGTGTTCATCAACGGCTAGATGTCACTGTTGATGCTATACTTGCTG gGAAGTCCGCTCCATGTGAGATCCGTCAGATTCGTGGCGAAGACGATGTTCCTCATAAGCTAGTGACTCCCATTCCTCTGGAGAGCCTTGAAGTGGAGCCTGCACCACTGCTCAACATAGATTTTGCAAGTGAAGTGCTCTCTGACGACGAAGATGAAGACTTCCTTCCCTCTCGGTATAAGAAGGCTAGCAGAAACATATCCGTGAGCCAAAGAAGTTCACCTGTTCATGTTTATACTTACAAT GTCGCCGAAGCTGATCTCCTTCAAGTAGCCGAAGTGATGGGACTGGAAGACGACATAGAAGTGACAGATGACGTTGGAGAAGCAGATGTCATTCTAGCCTCAAGTTCTGAACTGAAACAGAATCCCTCGATCCGCCGTGTTGCCAAATTACACAAGCTGCCGATATTTGTCATCAAG TCAACTACAATGGCTCAGATGGTCAAGGCAGTTCGAATGATCCTTGGGAGAGAATCGTTTGGCTCAGCCCCTATAACCATAGAGAAGAAGTCTTCTGTTGATGATATTGAGATCAACGATGATGCTCCAGAGAGCAAACCCAGTTTAGAAGAACTTGATGCCCTCGAG GAGGTACGTCTAGCAATCGAATACATAGTCATCCCAGGAGGTGAACCGGTGGAGCTTCTTCCAAGACGGTCAGACATAATAGTCCGGCAGCTAGAGCTGGTAGAGAGTTATCAACTCGCGGTGGAGAATCTCGGCACTCACCTTAACCCTCGTCTTCAGATACTTCCTCGAAGATCCACCAAAAAAATGCCGTCTCCAAAGAAAGCAGGAGATGATAGCATGGGAAATACAGTGACTCGTCTTCCTTTCCTCAAGGATTGA